From the genome of Zalophus californianus isolate mZalCal1 chromosome 6, mZalCal1.pri.v2, whole genome shotgun sequence, one region includes:
- the VPS18 gene encoding vacuolar protein sorting-associated protein 18 homolog isoform X1 produces the protein MASILDEYEDSLSRSAVLQPGCPSVGIPHSGYVNAQLEKEVPIFTKQRIDFTPSERITSLVVSCNQLCMSLGKDTLLRIDLGKANEPNHVELGRKDDAKVHKMFLDHTGSHLLIALSSTEVLYVNRNGQKVRPLARWKGQLVESVGWNKALGTESGTGPILVGTAQGQIFEAELSASEGGLFGPAPDLYFRPLYVLNEEGGPAPVCSLEAERGPDGRGFVIATTRQRLFQFIGRAAEGAEAQGFAGLFAAYADHPPPFREFPSSLGYSELAFYTPKLRSAPRAFAWMMGDGVLYGALDCSRPDSLLSEERVWEYPEGVGPGASPPLAIVLTQFHFLLLLADRVEAVCTLTGQVVLRDHFLEKFGPLKHMVKDSSTGHLWAYTERAVFRYHVQREARDVWRTYLDMNRFDLAKEYCRERPDCLDTVLAREADFCFRQRRYLESARCYALTQSYFEEIALKFLEARQEEALAEFLQRKLAGLKPAERTQATLLTTWLTELYLSRLGALQGDPEALNLYRETRERFRSFLSSPRHKEWLFASRASIHELLASHGDTEHMVYFAVIMQDYERVVAYHCQHEAYEEALAVLARHRDPQLFYKFSPILIRHIPRQLVDAWIELGSRLDARQLIPALVNYSQGGEAQQVSQAIRYMEFCVNVLGETEQAIHNYLLSLYARGQPASLLAYLEQAGASPHRVHYDLKYALRLCAEHGHHRACVHVYKVLELYEEAVDLALQVDVDLAKQCADLPEDDEELRKKLWLKIARHVVQEEEDVQTAMACLASCPLLKIEDVLPFFPDFVTIDHFKEAICSSLKAYNHHIQELQREMEEATASAQRIRRDLQELRGRYGTVEPQDKCATCDFPLLNRPFYLFLCGHMFHADCLLQAVRPGLPAYKQARLEELQRKLGAAPAPTKGSARTKEAEGGAAMAGPSREQLKADLDELVAAECVYCGELMIRSIDRPFIDPQRYEEEHLSWL, from the exons ATGGCGTCCATCCTGGATGAATACGAGGACTCCCTGTCCCGCTCAGCCGTCTTGCAGCCTGGCTGCCCCAGCGTGGGCATCCCCCACTCCG GGTATGTGAATGCCCAGCTAGAGAAGGAAGTGCCCATTTTCACGAAGCAGCGCATTGACTTTACCCCTTCTGAACGAATTACCAGTCTTGTCGTCTCCTGCAATCAGCTCTGCATGAGCCTGGGCAAGGATACACTACTCCG CATTGACTTGGGCAAGGCAAATGAACCCAACCACGTGGAGCTGGGGCGCAAGGATGATGCCAAGGTTCACAAGATGTTTCTGGACCACACTG GCTCTCACCTGCTGATTGCTCTGAGCAGCACTGAGGTCCTCTATGTGAACCGTAATGGACAGAAGGTCCGGCCACTGGCGCGCTGGAAGGGGCAGCTGGTGGAGAGTGTGGGCTGGAACAAGGCCCTGGGCACCGAGAGCGGCACTGGCCCCATCCTGGTCGGCACCGCCCAAGGCCAGATCTTCGAAGCAGAGCTCTCAGCCAGCGAGGGTGGGCTTTTTGGCCCCGCCCCAGATCTCTACTTCCGCCCATTGTATGTACTAAACGAAGAAGGGGGTCCAGCACCTGTGTGCTCCCTCGAGGCCGAGCGGGGCCCTGACGGGCGTGGCTTTGTTATCGCCACCACCCGGCAGCGCCTCTTCCAGTTCATAGGTcgagcagcagagggagctgaggcccagggctTTGCGGGGCTCTTTGCTGCCTACGCCGACCACCCACCCCCATTCCGTGAGTTCCCCAGCAGTCTGGGCTACAGTGAGTTGGCCTTCTATACCCCCAAGTTGCGCTCTGCACCTCGGGCCTTCGCCTGGATGATGGGGGATGGCGTGTTGTACGGAGCATTGGACTGCAGTCGTCCcgattccctgctgagcgaggagcgaGTGTGGGAGTACCCAGAGGGGGTAGGTCCGGGGGCCAGCCCACCCCTGGCTATCGTCCTGACCCAGTTCCACTTCCTCCTGCTGCTGGCGGACCGGGTGGAGGCAGTGTGCACACTGACGGGGCAGGTGGTGCTGCGGGATCACTTCCTGGAGAAGTTTGGGCCCCTGAAGCACATGGTGAAGGACTCTTCCACGGGCCACCTGTGGGCCTACACTGAGCGTGCCGTCTTCCGCTACCACGTGCAGCGGGAGGCCCGGGATGTCTGGCGCACCTACCTGGATATGAACCGCTTCGACCTGGCCAAAGAGTATTGTCGAGAGCGGCCTGACTGCCTGGACACAGTCCTGGCCCGGGAGGCCGATTTCTGCTTTCGCCAGCGTCGTTACCTGGAGAGTGCCCGCTGCTACGCCCTGACCCAGAGCTACTTTGAGGAGATTGCCCTCAAGTTCTTGGAGGCCCGACAGGAGGAGGCTCTGGCTGAGTTCCTGCAGCGAAAACTGGCCGGTTTGAAGCCAGCCGAGCGCACCCAGGCCACACTGCTTACCACCTGGCTGACAGAGCTTTATCTGAGCCGGCTCGGAGCACTGCAGGGTGATCCTGAGGCCCTGAACTTATACCGGGAAACACGGGAGCGCTTCCGGTCCTTCCTCAGCAGCCCCCGCCACAAGGAGTGGCTCTTTGCCAGCCGGGCCTCCATCCACGAACTGCTTGCCAGCCACGGGGACACAGAACACATGGTGTACTTCGCCGTGATCATGCAGGACTACGAGCGCGTGGTGGCATACCACTGCCAGCATGAGGCCTATGAGGAGGCCCTGGCGGTGCTTGCTCGCCACCGTGACCCCCAGCTCTTCTATAAGTTCTCGCCCATCCTCATTCGTCACATCCCCCGCCAGCTGGTGGATGCTTGGATTGAGCTGGGCAGCCGGCTGGATGCCCGGCAGCTCATCCCTGCCCTGGTGAACTATAGCCAGGGTGGCGAAGCCCAGCAGGTGAGCCAGGCCATCCGCTACATGGAGTTCTGCGTGAACGTACTCGGCGAGACGGAGCAGGCAATTCACAATTACCTGCTGTCGCTATATGCCCGGGGCCAGCCAGCCTCACTGCTGGCCTACCTTGAGCAGGCCGGCGCCAGCCCACACCGCGTGCATTACGACCTCAAGTATGCGCTGcgtctctgtgctgagcacggccACCACCGTGCCTGTGTCCATGTCTATAAGGTCCTAGAGCTGTACGAGGAGGCTGTGGACCTGGCCCTGCAG GTGGACGTGGACCTGGCCAAACAGTGTGCTGACTTGCCTGAGGACGACGAGGAGCTGCGTAAGAAGCTGTGGCTGAAGATTGCTCGGCACGTGGTACAGGAGGAGGAGGACGTGCAGACGGCCATGGCCTGCCTGGCCAGCTGCCCCCTGCTCAAGATCGAGGACGTGCTGCCGTTCTTTCCTGACTTCGTCACCATCGACCACTTCAAGGAGGCGATCTGCAGCTCACTCAAGGCCTACAACCACCACATCCAGGAGCTGCAGCGGGAGATGGAAGAGGCCACAGCCAGCGCCCAGCGCATCCGGCGAGACCTGCAGGAGCTGCGGGGCCGCTACGGCACGGTGGAGCCACAGGACAAGTGTGCCACCTGTGACTTCCCCCTGCTCAACCGCCCTTTTTACCTTTTCCTCTGTGGCCACATGTTCCATGCTGACTGCTTGCTGCAGGCCGTGCGGCCTGGCCTGCCAGCCTACAAGCAGGCCCGGCTCGAGGAGCTGCAGCGGAAGTTGGGGGCTGCTCCGGCCCCTACCAAGGGCTCTGCCCGCACCAAGGAGGCCGAGGGTGGGGCTGCCATGGCGGGGCCCAGTCGGGAACAGCTCAAGGCTGACCTCGATGAACTGGTGGCCGCCGAGTGTGTGTACTGTGGGGAGCTGATGATCCGCTCCATTGATCGGCCCTTCATTGACCCCCAGCGCTATGAGGAGGAGCACCTCAGTTGGCTGTAG
- the VPS18 gene encoding vacuolar protein sorting-associated protein 18 homolog isoform X2, with translation MSLGKDTLLRIDLGKANEPNHVELGRKDDAKVHKMFLDHTGSHLLIALSSTEVLYVNRNGQKVRPLARWKGQLVESVGWNKALGTESGTGPILVGTAQGQIFEAELSASEGGLFGPAPDLYFRPLYVLNEEGGPAPVCSLEAERGPDGRGFVIATTRQRLFQFIGRAAEGAEAQGFAGLFAAYADHPPPFREFPSSLGYSELAFYTPKLRSAPRAFAWMMGDGVLYGALDCSRPDSLLSEERVWEYPEGVGPGASPPLAIVLTQFHFLLLLADRVEAVCTLTGQVVLRDHFLEKFGPLKHMVKDSSTGHLWAYTERAVFRYHVQREARDVWRTYLDMNRFDLAKEYCRERPDCLDTVLAREADFCFRQRRYLESARCYALTQSYFEEIALKFLEARQEEALAEFLQRKLAGLKPAERTQATLLTTWLTELYLSRLGALQGDPEALNLYRETRERFRSFLSSPRHKEWLFASRASIHELLASHGDTEHMVYFAVIMQDYERVVAYHCQHEAYEEALAVLARHRDPQLFYKFSPILIRHIPRQLVDAWIELGSRLDARQLIPALVNYSQGGEAQQVSQAIRYMEFCVNVLGETEQAIHNYLLSLYARGQPASLLAYLEQAGASPHRVHYDLKYALRLCAEHGHHRACVHVYKVLELYEEAVDLALQVDVDLAKQCADLPEDDEELRKKLWLKIARHVVQEEEDVQTAMACLASCPLLKIEDVLPFFPDFVTIDHFKEAICSSLKAYNHHIQELQREMEEATASAQRIRRDLQELRGRYGTVEPQDKCATCDFPLLNRPFYLFLCGHMFHADCLLQAVRPGLPAYKQARLEELQRKLGAAPAPTKGSARTKEAEGGAAMAGPSREQLKADLDELVAAECVYCGELMIRSIDRPFIDPQRYEEEHLSWL, from the exons ATGAGCCTGGGCAAGGATACACTACTCCG CATTGACTTGGGCAAGGCAAATGAACCCAACCACGTGGAGCTGGGGCGCAAGGATGATGCCAAGGTTCACAAGATGTTTCTGGACCACACTG GCTCTCACCTGCTGATTGCTCTGAGCAGCACTGAGGTCCTCTATGTGAACCGTAATGGACAGAAGGTCCGGCCACTGGCGCGCTGGAAGGGGCAGCTGGTGGAGAGTGTGGGCTGGAACAAGGCCCTGGGCACCGAGAGCGGCACTGGCCCCATCCTGGTCGGCACCGCCCAAGGCCAGATCTTCGAAGCAGAGCTCTCAGCCAGCGAGGGTGGGCTTTTTGGCCCCGCCCCAGATCTCTACTTCCGCCCATTGTATGTACTAAACGAAGAAGGGGGTCCAGCACCTGTGTGCTCCCTCGAGGCCGAGCGGGGCCCTGACGGGCGTGGCTTTGTTATCGCCACCACCCGGCAGCGCCTCTTCCAGTTCATAGGTcgagcagcagagggagctgaggcccagggctTTGCGGGGCTCTTTGCTGCCTACGCCGACCACCCACCCCCATTCCGTGAGTTCCCCAGCAGTCTGGGCTACAGTGAGTTGGCCTTCTATACCCCCAAGTTGCGCTCTGCACCTCGGGCCTTCGCCTGGATGATGGGGGATGGCGTGTTGTACGGAGCATTGGACTGCAGTCGTCCcgattccctgctgagcgaggagcgaGTGTGGGAGTACCCAGAGGGGGTAGGTCCGGGGGCCAGCCCACCCCTGGCTATCGTCCTGACCCAGTTCCACTTCCTCCTGCTGCTGGCGGACCGGGTGGAGGCAGTGTGCACACTGACGGGGCAGGTGGTGCTGCGGGATCACTTCCTGGAGAAGTTTGGGCCCCTGAAGCACATGGTGAAGGACTCTTCCACGGGCCACCTGTGGGCCTACACTGAGCGTGCCGTCTTCCGCTACCACGTGCAGCGGGAGGCCCGGGATGTCTGGCGCACCTACCTGGATATGAACCGCTTCGACCTGGCCAAAGAGTATTGTCGAGAGCGGCCTGACTGCCTGGACACAGTCCTGGCCCGGGAGGCCGATTTCTGCTTTCGCCAGCGTCGTTACCTGGAGAGTGCCCGCTGCTACGCCCTGACCCAGAGCTACTTTGAGGAGATTGCCCTCAAGTTCTTGGAGGCCCGACAGGAGGAGGCTCTGGCTGAGTTCCTGCAGCGAAAACTGGCCGGTTTGAAGCCAGCCGAGCGCACCCAGGCCACACTGCTTACCACCTGGCTGACAGAGCTTTATCTGAGCCGGCTCGGAGCACTGCAGGGTGATCCTGAGGCCCTGAACTTATACCGGGAAACACGGGAGCGCTTCCGGTCCTTCCTCAGCAGCCCCCGCCACAAGGAGTGGCTCTTTGCCAGCCGGGCCTCCATCCACGAACTGCTTGCCAGCCACGGGGACACAGAACACATGGTGTACTTCGCCGTGATCATGCAGGACTACGAGCGCGTGGTGGCATACCACTGCCAGCATGAGGCCTATGAGGAGGCCCTGGCGGTGCTTGCTCGCCACCGTGACCCCCAGCTCTTCTATAAGTTCTCGCCCATCCTCATTCGTCACATCCCCCGCCAGCTGGTGGATGCTTGGATTGAGCTGGGCAGCCGGCTGGATGCCCGGCAGCTCATCCCTGCCCTGGTGAACTATAGCCAGGGTGGCGAAGCCCAGCAGGTGAGCCAGGCCATCCGCTACATGGAGTTCTGCGTGAACGTACTCGGCGAGACGGAGCAGGCAATTCACAATTACCTGCTGTCGCTATATGCCCGGGGCCAGCCAGCCTCACTGCTGGCCTACCTTGAGCAGGCCGGCGCCAGCCCACACCGCGTGCATTACGACCTCAAGTATGCGCTGcgtctctgtgctgagcacggccACCACCGTGCCTGTGTCCATGTCTATAAGGTCCTAGAGCTGTACGAGGAGGCTGTGGACCTGGCCCTGCAG GTGGACGTGGACCTGGCCAAACAGTGTGCTGACTTGCCTGAGGACGACGAGGAGCTGCGTAAGAAGCTGTGGCTGAAGATTGCTCGGCACGTGGTACAGGAGGAGGAGGACGTGCAGACGGCCATGGCCTGCCTGGCCAGCTGCCCCCTGCTCAAGATCGAGGACGTGCTGCCGTTCTTTCCTGACTTCGTCACCATCGACCACTTCAAGGAGGCGATCTGCAGCTCACTCAAGGCCTACAACCACCACATCCAGGAGCTGCAGCGGGAGATGGAAGAGGCCACAGCCAGCGCCCAGCGCATCCGGCGAGACCTGCAGGAGCTGCGGGGCCGCTACGGCACGGTGGAGCCACAGGACAAGTGTGCCACCTGTGACTTCCCCCTGCTCAACCGCCCTTTTTACCTTTTCCTCTGTGGCCACATGTTCCATGCTGACTGCTTGCTGCAGGCCGTGCGGCCTGGCCTGCCAGCCTACAAGCAGGCCCGGCTCGAGGAGCTGCAGCGGAAGTTGGGGGCTGCTCCGGCCCCTACCAAGGGCTCTGCCCGCACCAAGGAGGCCGAGGGTGGGGCTGCCATGGCGGGGCCCAGTCGGGAACAGCTCAAGGCTGACCTCGATGAACTGGTGGCCGCCGAGTGTGTGTACTGTGGGGAGCTGATGATCCGCTCCATTGATCGGCCCTTCATTGACCCCCAGCGCTATGAGGAGGAGCACCTCAGTTGGCTGTAG